The Oncorhynchus masou masou isolate Uvic2021 chromosome 6, UVic_Omas_1.1, whole genome shotgun sequence genome has a window encoding:
- the LOC135542508 gene encoding glutaminase kidney isoform, mitochondrial-like isoform X3, with the protein MNFMNKLAGNEYVGFSNATFQSERESGDRNFAIGYYLKEKKCFPEGTDMTSILDLYFQLCSIEVTCESASVMAATLANGGFCPITGERVLGPEAVRNTLSLMHSCGMYDFSGQFAFHVGLPAKSGVAGGILLVVPNVMGIMCWSPPLDKLGNSVRGIQFCTDLVSLCNFHNYDNLKHFVKKLDPRREGGDQRVKSVINLLFAAYTGDVSALRRFALSSMDMEQRDYDSRTALHVAAAEGHVEVVKFLLEACRVNPVPKDRWGNTPMEEAVHFGHHDVVTMLQDYNNKYSPPGGATEDKEKEISEKNIDGLL; encoded by the exons ATGAACTTCATGAACAAGCTGGCAGGAAACGAGTATGTGGGTTTCAGCAATGCCAC ATtccagtcagagagggagtctgGAGATCGTAACTTTGCTATCGGCTACTACCTTAAGGAGAAGAAG TGCTTTCCAGAGGGGACAGACATGACCTCCATTTTAGACCTCTACTTCCAG ctgtgctccatcgaGGTGACCTGTGAAAGCGCTAGCGTCATGGCGGCAACCCTGGCCAATGGCGGCTTCTGTCCAATCACAGGCGAGCGCGTGCTGGGCCCAGAGGCGGTACGGAACACCCTGAGCCTCATGCACTCCTGCGGCATGTACGACTTCTCGGGGCAGTTCGCTTTCCAC GTTGGACTTCCAGCTAAGTCGGGCGTGGCAGGGGGCATCCTGCTGGTGGTGCCCAACGTCATGGGTATCATGTGCTGGTCCCCGCCACTGGACAAGCTGGGTAACAGTGTACGAGGAATCCAGTTCTGCACG GATCTGGTGTCCCTTTGCAACTTCCACAACTACGACAACCTGAAGCACTTTGTCAAGAAGCTGGATCCTCGCAGGGAGGGCGGAGACCAGAGG GTGAAGTCGGTCATCAATCTTCTGTTTGCTGCATACACTGGCGATGTGTCTGCACTGAGGAG GTTTGCTCTGTCTTCCATGGACATGGAGCAGAGGGACTATGACTCCAGGACAGCCCTCCATGTGGCTGCAGCAGAAGGGCATGTCGAGGTGGTCAAGTTCCTTTTGGAGGCATGCAGGGTCAACCCTGTTCCCAAAGACAG GTGGGGTAACACACCAATGGAAGAGGCAGTGCACTTTGGACACCACGACGTTGTGACCATGCTCCAGGACTACAACAACAAGTACAGTCCACCAGGGGGTGCCACTGAGGACAAAGAGAAGGAGATATCAGAGAAGAACATTGATGGCCTACTATGA